The following coding sequences lie in one Maribacter forsetii DSM 18668 genomic window:
- a CDS encoding DUF1266 domain-containing protein: protein MTAEITPQIQDWLNLSALVLMNNYKKADLNSWYGFDIEDHLQLKNVERIAKLHGILSGVHLRNSLHRYETGEMASNPFEKLAMELRNETTNTFEAKYNALQNPSTKNAYKMVWKYRFSLKNEKLYGYEFAYYIFLMRIGGALGFIKSEEIAMRLEDVNTRLKKTFSNWGEFHRNVCIGNEFMRGAAEPDISKFPGTETLWECYQRLNIHHADRFKEWNI from the coding sequence ATGACAGCAGAAATAACACCTCAAATTCAAGACTGGCTCAACCTTTCTGCCTTGGTTTTGATGAACAATTACAAAAAGGCGGACCTAAATAGTTGGTACGGATTTGACATTGAAGACCATCTACAATTGAAAAATGTAGAGCGTATTGCCAAGTTACACGGCATACTTTCTGGCGTGCACCTTCGTAACAGTTTGCACCGCTACGAAACAGGTGAAATGGCGTCAAACCCTTTTGAAAAACTGGCAATGGAGCTGCGTAACGAAACTACCAACACTTTTGAAGCCAAGTACAATGCCTTACAAAATCCGTCAACAAAAAACGCCTATAAAATGGTATGGAAGTACCGTTTTAGTCTCAAAAATGAAAAGCTCTACGGCTATGAATTTGCCTATTACATTTTTCTAATGCGCATAGGCGGTGCCTTAGGTTTTATAAAATCCGAAGAAATAGCAATGCGCTTGGAAGATGTTAATACACGATTGAAAAAAACTTTTTCGAATTGGGGCGAATTTCACCGTAATGTGTGTATTGGCAATGAATTTATGAGAGGTGCCGCCGAACCGGATATCAGTAAATTTCCAGGTACCGAAACACTTTGGGAATGCTACCAACGATTGAATATTCACCATGCCGACAGGTTTAAAGAATGGAACATATGA